One window of the Gammaproteobacteria bacterium genome contains the following:
- a CDS encoding type II CAAX endopeptidase family protein produces the protein MTDSQDTSEHPADPEAGLPTDNTQGEARGRSPSTHSFPTFGKALWLVVLVLVLQTVTGLLALLLDPTSGTYSQHPLTLGVANLLAFGIVIVVATRRSGAGFREPYPLSAVSIRVLALTAVLILGTVILLSDIDNLTRSVFPPPQALIEAFESIMNAADYPFSSFFLLVVVAPVTEEVLFRGLILRGFLANYSKRRAILLSALLFAVMHTNPWQFIATFVAGVLLAWLLIETGSLLPCLFAHAVANGTAWLAGMTTVEIPGFTSGMEDAVQFQPFWLNAVGVAFAVGGYLLLRRTFREAARPPEDLYRRPGALA, from the coding sequence GTGACCGACAGCCAGGACACATCCGAGCATCCGGCCGATCCGGAGGCCGGGCTGCCTACGGATAACACGCAAGGGGAGGCCCGCGGAAGGAGCCCCTCCACGCACTCCTTCCCCACCTTCGGGAAAGCCCTTTGGCTGGTGGTGCTGGTGCTGGTGCTTCAGACCGTTACCGGCCTGCTGGCTCTGCTGCTGGATCCGACCTCCGGCACCTACAGCCAACACCCGCTCACGCTCGGCGTCGCGAACCTGCTCGCCTTCGGCATCGTGATCGTCGTGGCCACACGGCGCAGCGGCGCAGGCTTCCGCGAGCCCTACCCGCTCTCGGCCGTCTCCATTCGGGTGCTCGCGCTCACCGCCGTGCTCATTCTGGGTACGGTCATCCTGCTTTCGGACATCGACAATCTCACGCGGTCGGTCTTTCCGCCTCCGCAGGCGCTGATCGAAGCGTTCGAGAGCATCATGAATGCGGCGGACTATCCCTTCAGCAGCTTCTTCCTGCTTGTGGTCGTCGCACCGGTGACCGAGGAAGTGCTCTTCAGAGGCCTCATTCTGAGGGGCTTCCTCGCCAACTATTCGAAGAGGCGCGCCATCCTGCTCTCCGCGCTGCTCTTTGCCGTGATGCACACCAACCCCTGGCAGTTCATTGCCACCTTCGTCGCCGGCGTGCTGCTGGCCTGGCTGCTGATCGAGACGGGATCGCTGCTGCCCTGCCTGTTCGCGCATGCGGTCGCCAACGGCACGGCTTGGCTCGCCGGGATGACCACGGTGGAGATTCCCGGCTTCACGAGCGGAATGGAGGATGCCGTGCAGTTCCAGCCCTTCTGGCTGAACGCGGTGGGCGTGGCGTTCGCCGTGGGCGGCTATCTGCTGCTGCGGCGCACGTTCCGCGAGGCCGCCCGCCCGCCCGAAGATCTCTACCGCCGCCCAGGCGCGCTCGCCTGA
- a CDS encoding DUF4212 domain-containing protein — protein sequence MTSPPSVRPGYWTANLRYLAILLSIWFLVSFGCGILFADALNGFRIPGTGFKVGFWFAQQGAIYAFLVLIFVYVRLMNRLDREYGVEEE from the coding sequence ATGACCTCTCCGCCATCCGTCCGACCGGGATACTGGACCGCCAACCTGCGCTATCTGGCCATCCTGCTGTCGATCTGGTTCCTGGTGTCGTTCGGCTGCGGAATCCTGTTCGCGGACGCGCTCAACGGTTTCCGGATTCCCGGCACGGGATTCAAGGTCGGGTTCTGGTTCGCCCAGCAGGGCGCCATCTACGCCTTCCTGGTGCTCATCTTCGTCTACGTCCGGCTGATGAACCGCCTGGACCGCGAGTACGGGGTGGAGGAGGAATGA